In Monodelphis domestica isolate mMonDom1 chromosome 1, mMonDom1.pri, whole genome shotgun sequence, the sequence tgagtttacatttgtgaaaagggaatcctttattccctttgcctaGTTGGAATTAAAACTctggttaacactaacttaagaacctcactagattgtgaagacaggattaactctcctttgtctaccttttgattgaatcaacacaagcttgaactaggtggaggagctcacaaaccacttaatGAATTTgcaccctacttagtgctagatGAGAAGCCAataagatacttggagagctccactcttttttctaactcaaacaggcagaaacttttgaattcttttaagagttcacacactcagaaacATGTGATTCCAaactgggtgacaactcagaaacatgtgaatcctaggaggagagtgAACACCTTTTAGAGGTGAGAGGTCAaccccacagacactgcccctgggcagtgatGGACAAAttagaaactgtgattggccaCTGTGAAAAGGGGTAGGGACAGGAAACCACCAAAAAAGCCAATTCAGCTGGGCAGTCTGGAGAAGTTGAGTCTTGTGGAGaatgtctcctggagatagtcgtTGAGGGAACTTCATTGAAGACTGGGGCATGGATCTTAGACTCTGATTCCTGGACTCATCCTTCATTggatgagtgaaaaggctgactcccttcctagtttccaaagagactagcttccatctaggaggaggccttgtggttaTTCACTACCTGCCCTTCTgactgaggactagtataggtattttctctaacctctttcacatttctctacttgtGAATGTCTATctctatagaaagaactgataaaaagaaacatgaaagacataatttatatatacatatacttttttttaagtgataacTTCTCTAGagtagggagaggaaggaggataaAAAAATACCTCTTAATTTTAATGAAAgcaacaaaataaattcataaaaattttaaaataaataaaaatagggggcagctaggtggttcagtggattgagagccaggtctagaaacaggaggtcctaggttcaaatctggtctcagacacttcctagctgtgtgactctgggcaagccacaacTCCCATTCCctatctcttactgctcttctgccttaggaccaatacttagtattgattctaaaactgaacgtgttttttaaaaataaataaaaataaagcacttagcctacttggtacatagtaggtactttaaatACAAGTGCTTATTCACTTCCCCCATGGAATGACACATTCTGACTTAGGAGTCCAGAGGCCTGGATTCTATAACTAGTTCTGTCATTAACTcactgtaaaaatttaaattaatgtcaaataataaaaatattatatttttgggagatttattaatgatcattagaaatcaaggaataaagaggatataaaataaataccacATGTCCATGGTGTTATGATAggaatttggtgaggaatgaacaagagagaaacatataaaaaattcagatttattggttgggaaggggagaaaggaagaagggttaTGAGAATTTCTACAAGTTATCTTACTctctaatttctataaatctatctaaaactatcttattaagctaagctttaatttttcccaataaccaaatctcacaaatggagtcctatcaaatgggccaggatcttcagttgataactgtccaaacaggtccagtggtgaagtgtgtcctcaatcttctttactcaaactgccagcagccagattaaaagatttctctcttttgttgttATCAGGACAagaagaaacctgttttcccaagCCTTTCCAATCAAGGTCCTTCCAGGAAAGAGGTGCCCAGACAGTTGGGACTTAGAACCTTTCCCCAAATCTCcagcctcaggctcccatgtgactctcagtcATATGCTCCTATTAATCACTCTGACTTATGCACCACTCAGTTTGTTgcaaaatgttctttctctatCACATTCCCCCCTTTTGCACGAAACAAAAATTGtgttggaaacactatttttgtatttgtgcacaatctaaaatacttaccaattacctaaactaagaaatctacccaaaataacaagcAACCTACACGAAACTGTCTTActctaactaatactaacctattctagggaattttaacaaggaaaaaggaaaaggaattaaataatgaacaagtacaaatgtcaaacagaagcaaaatcaaaacagcaaataacatcaaacaaaagatgaacataacttccatgcaaacatcaaactgtgaatcttaaaatttctcagactctaccttggaacattatcttaatgttatggttaaggttattcccaatttaaacaatggaggtatttgatcaggaatgtattgggaactttaaaattactccacccatacttaggcatactttaggggaagataaagttgtaaaactccttagtgaaaaatgaaggtacttaactcatacttatagtgaggccaaaaacCGTAacctaggtctatttttagatctaatacaaaagggtggtaagtacctatgaaggtcaaattaatcactaaaaggtcaggcaacttgcaaggggcaagcttaataaagaggtgtgaagtactcagaagatataatctacctagagaaggtgagaactaaaaactaagaatgggctgacctaagaaaagcgtctactgtgattggtagacatgaaaatttaggggaggtgacacaagagaaatttctctttaacaGGAGCTGTCTGGAGGTTGGTGGCTGGAGAACCCAGACTGTGAAGAGAGGAGGCACTGGCGCGCGCTCTTTGGTGCTGAAGGACGGCGCGGACAAGCGATTGCTGCCAGCTGGAATAAACCGGGCCATGCTTTGAGAAAGAAACTGATTCTCTAGGGAAGATTTCAGAATGACTGACACTCTTGATGCTGTTCCAAACTTTGAAGAGATGTTTGCCAATCGATTCACAGAAGATGATACAGAGTACCAAGAATACCTGAAACGCCCCACAGACTCCCCTCCAGTTGTTGAAGAGTGGAACAGTGGATCTAGTGGTAatcaaagaaacagaggcaataGGTTGCAAGATAACAGACAATTTCGAGGAAGGGATGGCAGGCGGGGTTGGCCAAGTGACAACAGATCTAATCAGTGGCATGGAAGACCCTGGGGTAATAATTATCAGCAGCATAGACAAGAACCTTATTACCATCATCAGTATGGAAATTATGGTTATAATCAACGGCCTCCTTATGGCTACTATTAATATAAATGTTGACATCTATCAAGGAAAACCAATACATCCTCTTCTAACATGTCAAAAGCTTGCCTGTCTTgttttttgtatataattatgtGTAACTACTTTTACACAACTTAAGGCTGTCATGTACAAAGAAACTAGAAAGATGTGATGGTAGCTGAAGAAGTTATGGACTACATTGTTCAATTTCTACCTCAAATTCGACTTCATTTCATATATTGTTGGTGCATTGAATTTCCATGTAAGGCTGCCAGTAGTCATAAGTTTTTAACACAGGCAGAAAtggaaataggaaaaatgtttgcTTTCTCTCAAATTTAAAGGAATATCTGTAAACATGGATGAAATTGTTTCTGGAATTTTACAAACTTTAATGAAGAAATCACCAAGAGACAGTTACATTTGGCTTTCAAAATACCATATTTAATAGCAACTGAAACAAATTATAATCGATTTACCTTTCACTTGGCTTTGATTTAGAAATAACTATACTATGTGAATGCCTATTTTAGAGGTCTGAGTGCTATTTTagtaacaaaaggaaaagaataaaaatgtaaaataagaaaagaatttttatttttggattaaGTGAGCAtagatatggattttttttttttgcattatataCTAGTATGAGCTTTCTGGTGTGTGGAAGGCAGAAGACTtgaaattcatttaaaacattcaCTTAAAAACACAGGATTGAAATTCAAGTGCAATCTAGACATTATAACCTGTTATTTTCAGCCCTTTCTTTCCAATCATCATATGAAACATAATTCAgcatgtacttttttttaaatagtcatgATAGCTtagattttacattatttttttctctgccaAACATGGAACCTGCTGTATCTTATATGCATGCAATAATtgtgtgaatttaaaaaaaatcttttctctatttttatactCCCATTATGATGCCTATtgtaattacatttttatttaaggGAAATGGTAACTGTTTAGCCTCACTCAACTTTTGGATTATTAGTTCTATAATAATTTGCTTTTTGTTACATCCTGTCTGATAAAAGGAAGTGCAGTATAACAGGAAAAAAAGTACTCTCTTTTTTAACCcaaaagacttaagttcaaacaCTGACTTTTAAGAACTGAACTTGGGCAGTTCATTTAAACTCTCTTGACCTCAGaaatccttatctgtaaaatgagggagttggactttaTGAtttctctgaggtcccttccagctctcaatcctaTGATCTAAGAGTAGCAGTTTGACATTTTATGAGATTCTTCAATTTTTTGTGGGGAAGGTATTGCTCTGTTGAAATAGAAGTATTATTAAAGGATATGATCAATCTTAGTATGCCAGAGCTTTGCAGTGACAATTACTTAAACCTTTCTTTTAGTTGACATCTACCTTCTTGGCATTTCCATCTTAACAGCCTTCTCATGGTGTTTTCTCTATGATGGTGAAGGAGCCTACATTCCCTAAGCATCCCTTTGCCTCCTACTCTTAGAAGCCTATATATCCTATTCCCTTAAAAATCTTTACTCTGTTAGCTGTTATGCtgaaagaaaaagtaatttcTGCAAATGACTGGCAAAGAATAATGTGTTACTTTCAAGAAGTATTTACATttcaaggagggaaaaaaatctttggaacTTTAAGCACTGTGGCTGGCAAGATTTTGGAGGAAGTGGGAGGTAAGACCTCCCTTGTGCTCCCCCAAACCATACCATGTAAGCAAATGTCTGTTCTACTAACATATGTACAAGCCAACCTTGAACATGACActcaataaaaatagattttgatagtaaaaaaaaaaaaaggagctgtctgaaccagttcaagggagttcgatttaattcagctttggtatctgaattggaggtcaggagtcagaggaggctgctgggtctctgaacactagagttttgcttggaaagatcttgtggtgagtgattaaagactgacttagtttctctcttaaagagaagaggtctaggccctagccttttcttactatttcctcttactctgtctctttccctttccttaattccttcatttatattaattaaaatctccataaaacccagctgacttgggtatttcacatttgggaattttccccatggcgatcacttattttttatataaaatcaagatgctaaaaattatctttacagtttgggcaattcagtcttgaaacccatattttcacggtTACAAAGCTCAAAATACACTTATCATCTAATACAGAAAATTGTACTTTACGGTACATTAACAttaaaacttagagaaaaaaaatttgaaaattacaataaacacaacattgcataagatttacactaaaaatcaaaccaaacattaaactcacttatgcaaatatatgtaacaataaatattagtgaactgtgtacataatttacatatatacatatagtacatgcatataatatatacatgtatgcttacatatgcacatatatacacttgtgtacacttcatatttacacatattttacatatatacctaCACTATAATGGAATTAacttacaatcctattatacaccctatttacatgtatttacatatttatttacaattttgtgatatgtgatgtcatatgctgtttgtgttgtgtaatgtatgatatagtgcaagtcagtatctaattttcttatcttatcttaCTTAATCCTACCTAACTAACCCCCATCTTCAAAATACTTCTGCCTAACTAGATTTCTATATTTAAACCAAATCTAAGtatgtaactatattttgttagtaaataacatatctaCAACTAAtcataacattgttagtaccctaactatacattgtttcactcatttaagtagtgattcaatgtaacgaaccatgtttatgttttgtgtttatgttttgttatgttgtttcttttgttatgtcatgttgttttgctattttaacatcagtgttactgttatgtaagTTTTATGTTATTGTTGTATGAaacatacttacccctactttggatctttctttctcttctctcctttttgaaTATTCTTCTGCAATttcatagtagtaaatatatttgtgcttgtatatgaataaatgctatgttatttgTACTATACTACATTACCCCCAAAGTatcaattcattagtccatttatcctgtaatcctctCCATTGAAAATTTCAcaaaatctttaaatttatacattttcagtcttttaacaaatgtccattaattcctgaatttttctcttcatctgcattgtcctcttctatcctcttctacAGGAATGGCACtatccttactgatctttttgactgaagactcaatttgactgatgattctatctttctacaatctcttcattttattcttcttcaataatttgtacattttcattattaatgccatgtgctaattttatatgtgaatgaTGATACCAGTAATCTCTatccaaaacttttactgaagatggagaaactaacacaatagtgtaaggacctaaccaacttttttgtgttgctgatgttttagcaaaattttttacatataccacatctcctggttcataattatgaagagaataatcctaAAGAttagtttgaattaatactcccatatcacataattcttttagtctttgttgtaaagcacttaagtaagaagcaagttgacagtctcctcctaaaagagatgtatagactgtcttacaagtttttgcctgtagcagagcatgtccaaagagcatttcataggatgatatatgtaaatctgctcttggtctcatacttaggtaaaacaaagctatgggaagaatctctggccatttgaaatgagtttcagcacagaacTTCCCCAtcatagtctttatttccttatttacatgttccacttgccctgaactttgtgaatgataaggaacatgatattttggtattattcctagattttcatagactcttttcagcaTGTCATGAGTAAAATGCAatcctttatcagagtctattgttAGTAGTACtacaaatctaggtataatttccttaatcaacactttcaccacaaagtaTTTGTACTTGATGGAAAAGCTGCAGTTCATTTGATTAATCTATCAAcgattaccaagcaaaacttgtatcttccaccatttggcatgctgatgtaatcaattttcAGACTcacaaatggacaatatgctaaagttctaccacctaaacctttctgtctgaatgccccttgattgaatttttggcaaacagaacagcttgagcagatcttatttgctctggtacttattccaggagcaacccattgtctctttatggtgttaattacagcttgagtaccaaaatgaccttttgtgtgaatggcttgacacaaataggtatacaggtcttttggtaacagcggctttcctgtatctgttaaccatgttcttttcttgctccaaacttctccttccatttttgtgtTTCTGAGTCTACATATCATCaaattctatagttgataagttcataacatacactggagcatttctgGCAGCAAATTTCACAGTTATATCATCTCTAAAGAACTGTACCTGCAGCAATTGAATCTAGCTGACAACCATAGTATCCAATTGgacaataactttgtcctaaagtctgtgtcagtacaccagatgcgattcctttcatctcattcacaaataattgaaaaggtttagtatagtctgggattccaagagctggtgcagataaaattgcttccttaagcttccttaaggcttgcagatggaacaacttgcagggacccaggagaaaaaaacaccattcataagcaaaggataaactatgggagtggaaacaccgagaaaaagcaactgcctgaatacagaggttgaggggacatgacagaggatagactctaaatgaacactctaatgcaaatactatcaacaaagcaatgggttcaaatcaagaaaacatctaatgcccagtggacttacgcgtcggctatggggggtgggggggggggggaggaaaagaaaatgatctatgtctttaacgaataatgcttggaaatgatcaaataaaatatatttaaaaaaaaaaaagaaaagataaaattaaaaaaaaaaggcttgcaGATgatcaggtttgagtttcagaggttctggttttgtattcctggttagatctgctaaacatttagtaatttcactatacccaggtatccattgcctACAAAAACCAATTATTCCAAGAATggctctgagttgcttcttgttctcaggagcattcagtttctggatatcagctattcttttttagtgatacttctggaaccctctgacaacacaaagccAAGATATTCGATGTGAGGCAAAACCCAttgccttagagattttatgtccataTTGatgtaattcaatcaaaagaatcttgctatctcttaaatACACTTTAGCAGATAGAGATGTTAGTATTAAGATTAAAacttagtttctctgctaaaagtattatattttttagaggtttattaaagattaagaaataaagaaaatacaaaataaggaaaagcacgtgcaacctacattttgccagctaggtagagagccatgtGTACCCAGAAGCAGAAGCCGAATGAGAGAATGTGAGTAGGtggagagcccctttaaataataatttgtgatctcacattCAAGTGAGATTCCAGGAAACTCTGggaagttccaaggacttcttgggattgaagtctggggttcaaatctccatttttacactaggaggatatcatctacaaaatgtactcttttactttccttgaatgttattgttttgaggtctctgttcaaaatttgagagaattgacTTAGGCTATTGCAGAAACCTTGTGGAAGACAAGTCTATGTCTTCTTGGTACTctcccatgtgaaagcaaaggtcttttgagaatccttgtgAATTGGTATCCAGAAAAAcactgaacataaatctaccacagtgaaatattttGCTTGACTTGGAATGAATGAGATTATAGTAACTGGGCTTGGTACTATGGGAtgtgtctttattacatgatcgtttacagctctcaaatctagtatgaatctatagacaattctgccatcttgatctaacttttgattttttattggaagtatgggcatattgtattctgagaagcacagtattatgatcccttgttgaattagggactaAATAATAGGTCTTATCccatctatagcttctttactcaaagggtattgaggaacacaaggaactggtcctttcATGGTTCTCACTGTTACTGGTGTAACTGATTTCCATAGgtctacatctgtggaagactgtaaggataattttagggttgtgacctaatctaaattaatttggtcaccagagaaaatcccaaataaaatactcaagtcaatttggaaatttatgatgattttaattaatttagagggaaggaattaaggagaagagagagaaagacctctgccatgaggtctttgaagaatattagaggcttttctaagaggatagtgtttggaaggtaaaggagaaaagaatcagaaaaaaactcCGAGAGaactcagtgaagatgcctcacctgaactaggctactaagctccTCCCaatatagtatcaaggaaaactcaccaccagccccagacaatagctgccaccacaccaagatgccaaaatgctcagcaagctgccaccagagtcacctctctgtggaaagaaactggagagaggaagtgacgcaaaatatatagacggtttttacatcactttcctgtgtctcacatgtatcaacggtagcttaagcttgacttaggacagcccaggggtctgtcagttgtttctgatttgtcatttgctagcacatgtctgtcataggccatcctcctaaatatttaatccttaagtatgggtgtagacattcctgttttagTTAGACTAAGtaaggtggagtaatctaaagttcacaagacTTAGATCATAAGtcttctggtatatcctcaggaataggatagatggaatccaactcattctctgTACTGACtaaatctaagaacagcaatggaaaagccttcagagattcttctgagagttgtaatgatatatacccagtgtcagtacattgaatcgTTGCTtgtaatttacaaagcaagtccctccTGAGAAGGTTCATTGGTCtttctggcatacaaagaaatgcatgttccacagataaaggacctagagttatcattttaggttgtaattttgctactctctctggttttccagtagctccaatcacttaCATAGAACTAATagctttacaatctttaggaagactttgaaaaactgatttactggctccagtatccaccaaaagatcatatatctgaccCCCTATAGTTACAGAAATATAGAGTTCAGTactatttggaggttggaaggtttcaagaattggtgcaagctcagtaacatcagtacaaagctcagtcatttcctgtccaccCAAGTCTACATCTACGTAAATTACACGCCTTTTCCTGGATTTTGCATCATCagtttttatattactctcattggtccttaaattctccatcttagtatcattattcctatttacaatttcatgaatattatttagtttatattcttaattaatttctcttattctacattaggattttctattaaattatattacaatgttctttctctgtacaattatcaacaccaattatatcctcctttgattcaattaattcatttgtatcaccatgtattttattttcattactcccaatttcatttatcctcaactcattttcatttataccacactcatttcttgatttattttcatttgtcttaGGGGAAACCTTCATAAGGCACTAGAACTTTTACTCTGGTCACCCTTTACTACTTGGCTATATTTTGGTCTAGCTCCAGAATTTACCCATGACTGCATAGTACTGAGATCTGGTGCTTGTTGTCCCTGGCAGCACTCAGTTTGTTGCAAAACATTCTTTCTCTATCACAATGGCTGAGTAGCCATTTCAAAacccccaccttaccaccaccacaaTGCTTGCTGCAAACCAAAAAGAGCTGGGAACCTCCACATCCCCGCCTTATATCCCCTGTCTACAAGAAGtgcataatgataggaagtcagtggactccagggaaatgtagttcttttttaggataacaaattttcaattatatactcTGCGTGACTGGGACACTTCAGTTCACCCCTGAGtatcattttctccatctatatTTGGATAAACCATTTGGTAcaagtaaaaatgtttataacttTTTTGAAAGTAATATGTGAAAAGAAGAGGTTTAAGGTAAGAAGAAGTTTACTATTTATGGAACTGGTGTCAAGGGCACTGTGGAAGAGATAGACAGACCTGGAGCAAGGAACTAGAGGGTAAGGTAAGGGGGGTGGGAATGAGATAGCAGATAATGAGACTGGGGAGGGTTGTCTTCTCTTTGGTCGAATTGATTCAGTAcagtgataatgatgaaaataggAATGGATGAGAATATATAAATGGAGGGGTAGGGTGGTAATGGTAAGGCCTACTGAGGAAGACAGGTGATTAGAAGATTCCAGATTGATATGTTATGTCTGCACAGCTCTTTACTACCAGACATGCAATGCTGCTATGAATGGGGGCAAGCATGTAGAAGACCTTATGTTGAACTGTTTAACTATTGGATCAAAATCTGGAATGGAGGAAAGGTGAAGCCAGAGGAGTGAAGAATAGTGAAGGATAGAAGGATTGGAGGGCAAGATAAGGATGAAGAACAGATTGAGACAAATAAAGGAttggaagaaattaaataatggGAGTTGTGGTGAAATAAAGAAATCTCAGAATTCTTAATCTTGGAAGAATACTTGTAGATAATGGAAAGATCAAGAATGTGATTGTCACTGTGTGTGATGGAGATGAAGGAACAGCTCAAAGAACCTGAAGAAATTCGGAAGTCAAGATGCTAGGCTATTTGAAGGACAATCGACATGTACATTAAAGCATCCTATCAAGTCAAAAGTTGCACAGAGAGAAAGATTGTTAGCCAGATCTGAACTctgaaaaagaaggcaaaatgaTCTGGGGGATCAGAAGATAACTGCCACTAGGATCTGGACTGAGTGATAAATTTGGATAGAGTGAAGGTCAAAGGAGAGTAGTTGCTGAGTGACTGAGGTAGATGGAGAGTAGAACAGACTAGACAAGGAAGATCCAGATGCAATTGAATATAGTAACTCACTGTGATAAAATCCTAAATACAAAGTACCAGGGAAAGGATATCTATCCTATTTGacaagaaatattgaaaaaaaaaatctaacagcaTTCTATGCTACATATGATAGATTGTAGATGAGGAGTGAGGGATTcaggtaaaaaacaaaatatattagcaaaatttattttttaaaaattcataccttctgtcttagaaaattggttccaaggcagaagagtgataaggggggttgagtgacttgccaagggtcacaaagctCAGAAGAATCTGAGACtagttttgaacctaggttctcctaATTTtaagcctggatctctatccaccttgccaccttcatggccctgcaaaattgattttaataaagaaaaaaatcatggaaaacaGTTTGTTAAAAAATtggtttagaccaacatcttgTAGCATTTGTTCCATGGGCATATGCATTACATAATAAACTCCAAACAGATAAATAAGTTAAACATAAAAAAGTTGTCATGAAAAAGTTGGAGAACAAAAGTTGATACTTTTCATAGATGTTAGGTGGAAAGTTAATAACCaaataaaagacatcagaaaagaCGAAACAGACAATTTCaaatgatagaaaaacaaaaggcttttatttaaaaatcaattaagttATAAAACTGTTGAACGTTGCATGAAAAATTTGATAAAAACCTGTCAAAAATGTgaggttttaaaaagaattagaagCTATAGATAACCATTAAAAAACATTCCAATtcactaaaaataaatattaattaaaataattctagagtTCAAGTTCCACCCATCCCAATGGCCAATGGTAAAATATACCAATAGTAAAATATACCAATGGCCATAtggtaaaatatagaaatagtgtTATTGGGATTGTGGGAAGATGAATACAATGATGATcattagaatttaagttctttgagtagagggatttttatttttgtcatttaatcCCTAGTCTAGCGCAGCCTCCAGGACTAATGAcaaggtgatgtcttgatttgtccctccctctctcctctctctttcctctcccttctctctcccccttcctccctcaaatTCTTTTCTGTTTACTTACCTCTAtaccctttttattcccttagtAGAAGATAAAAGCAATTTTGTtagtctttgtattcccagaccTGGCATAATGTCTTGTGGCTAGTAGACACctcttaaatgtttattaaattggatTATGactttgtctcattt encodes:
- the LOC100010609 gene encoding RNA guanine-N7 methyltransferase-activating subunit-like protein, giving the protein MTDTLDAVPNFEEMFANRFTEDDTEYQEYLKRPTDSPPVVEEWNSGSSGNQRNRGNRLQDNRQFRGRDGRRGWPSDNRSNQWHGRPWGNNYQQHRQEPYYHHQYGNYGYNQRPPYGYY